GTCACATCGTGCTGGCTATTTATGACGTGCTCGGAAGAAAAATAGAGACACTTGTAGATGGCGAGCAGAATGCCGGGCACCACGTGGCGAGCTTCGACGGATCGAACTACGCGAGCGGTATGTACTTTTACAGATTGAGTACTCCCGGCTTTACGATAACAAAGAAGATGCTCCTCACAAAATAGGATAGGCCACTGCGACTCACCTTCGATTGACGTATTCGCGTGAAGGTATCACAAAAGGTGAGTCGCAGTCAAGCAGGTTAAACCGGTTCCCGACCTCAGCCGCAACTTTCACGTTACCTTCTTTTGAATTCCTCCTGGAAATTTCTAACTTTGTAGAATCTAATTTCAGATGATTTCATAATGAAAAAGCCTTTCCGGGACAGATTGAAGGACGGCGTCATCGTATGCGACGGCGCGATGGGAACGCTATTCGAGCTTTACGAGTACGACGAGAAGCCGCCTGAAATACAAAACATAAAGAACCCTGACATAGTCGAGCGGGCGCACCGCGAGTATATCGAAGCCGGCGCCGAGATCATAGAGACAAATACGTTCTCCGGGAACAGGATGCGCCTGGAAGCGTACCACCTTGCCGACAAGTTAAAGGAGATAAACACAGCGGGTGTAGAAATCGCGAAGCGTGCCGCTGAGGACAACGTGTACGTGGCAGGTGCTGTGGGGCCGAGCGGCCGGCTCCTCGAACCTCTTGGCAAAACGACGAGGAGCCAGGTGAGAGCGGTGTTCAAGGAACAGATCGAGCTCCTCGTGAAAGGCGGCGTCGATCTCCTGATCCTGGAAACATTTCTGGACCTGAACGAACTCGACGAGGCGATCGATGCAGCAAAGGAAGTTTCCAAAGACATCCCGATCGTCGCGCAGAAGACGTTCTCAGAGGACGGGGCGATACTCTCGACCGACTTTCCGGTGGAAGTTGTGAGACACATTAAATCGAAGGGTGTTGATGTCGTCGGCTCCAATTGCACTGTCGGCCCGCAGAGAATGTATGGAATTATAAAGTCGATTTACTCGGAAGACGTAATCCTGTCCGCGCAGCCCGCCGCCGGAATACCGACTCTCGTCGACGGAAGATCGATTTATCACGCCACTCCGGAATATCTTGCGACATACGCCAAGCAGCTTGTGGAAGCGGGCGTCACGATCATCGGTGCGTGCTGTGGATCTACGCCTTCGCATATTCGCGCAATTGCCGAAGCGGTTCGCGGAGTGAAAATTGAGAGGAAGCCGATTGCTGTCAGGAAGCGGGTGGTGCCCGGCGAGATCGCTGTCGAAACAAAGCCGCCTTCAAAGTCGGCACTGTCGGAAAAGATCGGAAAAAAATTTGTCGCCACAGTCGAACTCGATATTCCACGCGGTCTCGACATCTCAAGCGTTATCGAGGGAGCAAGGTTCTGCAAAGAGAACGGAATCGACGCTGTTCACATCACCGACGGTGCCCGCGCGAGGATCAGGATGAGTCCGCTCGTCATTTCACATCGAGTCCAGACCGAAACAGGGATAGAAGCGATCACGCATCTCACCACGCGTGATCGAAACATGATCGGGTTGCAGGCCGATTTGCTCGGCGCTCATGCTCTGAATCTCAGGAACATTCTTGTCATCACCGGCGATCCGGCAAAGATCGGCGATCTGCCACAGGCGAAATCGGTGTTCGACATCGATTCCATCGGTCTGATAAAGATCGTCAAGAGCATGAACTGCGGGCGCGATTCCATGGGTAACCCCATCGGTGAGTCGACCTCGTTCATGATTGCTTGCGCGGCGAACCCTTCGGCTGACGACTTCGCGTATGAAATCGACAAACTCGCCCAAAAGGTCGAATCGGGAGCCGATGTGATCGTCACACAGCCGATCTACGAGATGGAGACATTTACCAAATTCATGAAGGCAGTCGAGCCGATGCACACACCCGTGATACTCGGTGTACTCCCGCTCAGGAGTTTTAAACATGCCGAGTTCCTCCATCATGAGATTCCCGGGATAAGCATCCCCGCCAGGATCAGGGAGAAAATGAGATCTAGCGGAGAGAAGGCGACCGAGACCGGTATTGAAATTTCGGCTGACATCCTGAGGGAGGTAAAAAAGTCTGTCGCCGGCGCGTACCTGCTTCCACCGTTCAAGAAGTACGATGTCGCAATAAGGGTCCTCGAAAAAGCAGCCGTATAATCGTCGGATATCACAACAGTTCAATGCTAGGGAAACACTCCGGATTGCCGGTCTGTTGAGTCACCAAATAGGGGCGAGTGACGTACAGCAAGTAACGATTTGCTTAATTCCTGTCCTCTTGTTAGATTAATCATCCAAAGGGCAGAAGATCGATTCAAGGGACAACTTCGAAGAGTGTATAGTGCTCGGATTCGCAGGTTTGCAGAAAGCTGAGTCTCGAGGTTCTTTCGAAGGCTTTTTCGGTGTTTCGATCGGGTTCCTGCTGGTCTACGAGGTGACCCTCTTGGGCTCTTAGCTCAGCTGGTTCAGAGCGCCTGCTTCACACGCAGGAGGTCGCTGGTTCGAGTCCAGTAGAGCCCACAATACCGGATGCGCGTTACGACTGGAATTTGTTGTGGAGTAACTTTTCACCGTCGAAGGCGTCTTAGTTTATGAAGTTTTCAGGTCTGCAATGAGCGAAAAGAAAAACGAATTGTGACACAAATGGAGGGGAAAGCGAGACTTTGATATTGATTCACGAAAACGAGTCTCACTAAAACAGGTAAGGAAAAATGGAAAAGATCAGCGGACTCCCCTCGGAACGCAAAAAGGTTCAGAAGAAGCAGATCGAGAACCCGTTGAGCGATCTTCTTAGCGACGAGCTTTACGAGAAGCTCATAGAGAACAATCTTCTGGACTACAAGGCCGTGAGAGACTACCAGATCAAGCGGCGTTTCAAGGATTTACGGAATTACATGAGCGTAGGCGACGCAATCGAGAAGATCCAGGACGAATACCCGTACCTGCGATTC
The Candidatus Kryptoniota bacterium genome window above contains:
- a CDS encoding bifunctional homocysteine S-methyltransferase/methylenetetrahydrofolate reductase, with the translated sequence MKKPFRDRLKDGVIVCDGAMGTLFELYEYDEKPPEIQNIKNPDIVERAHREYIEAGAEIIETNTFSGNRMRLEAYHLADKLKEINTAGVEIAKRAAEDNVYVAGAVGPSGRLLEPLGKTTRSQVRAVFKEQIELLVKGGVDLLILETFLDLNELDEAIDAAKEVSKDIPIVAQKTFSEDGAILSTDFPVEVVRHIKSKGVDVVGSNCTVGPQRMYGIIKSIYSEDVILSAQPAAGIPTLVDGRSIYHATPEYLATYAKQLVEAGVTIIGACCGSTPSHIRAIAEAVRGVKIERKPIAVRKRVVPGEIAVETKPPSKSALSEKIGKKFVATVELDIPRGLDISSVIEGARFCKENGIDAVHITDGARARIRMSPLVISHRVQTETGIEAITHLTTRDRNMIGLQADLLGAHALNLRNILVITGDPAKIGDLPQAKSVFDIDSIGLIKIVKSMNCGRDSMGNPIGESTSFMIACAANPSADDFAYEIDKLAQKVESGADVIVTQPIYEMETFTKFMKAVEPMHTPVILGVLPLRSFKHAEFLHHEIPGISIPARIREKMRSSGEKATETGIEISADILREVKKSVAGAYLLPPFKKYDVAIRVLEKAAV